One region of Epilithonimonas zeae genomic DNA includes:
- a CDS encoding winged helix-turn-helix domain-containing protein, protein MLNINQLNKEFESRVRLGIMSVLMVNDWVDFTEMKNLLNATDGNLASHSSALEKAEYIEIKKEFVGKKPKTSYRVTQKGRDAFKEHINNLEKLLGR, encoded by the coding sequence ATGTTAAACATCAATCAACTCAACAAAGAATTCGAAAGCCGTGTAAGATTGGGCATTATGTCCGTTCTGATGGTCAACGACTGGGTTGATTTTACCGAAATGAAAAACTTATTGAATGCCACCGACGGAAATTTGGCAAGCCATAGTTCCGCTCTCGAAAAAGCTGAATATATAGAAATCAAGAAAGAGTTTGTAGGTAAAAAACCAAAAACATCTTACCGTGTCACACAAAAGGGTAGGGATGCTTTCAAAGAACATATCAATAACTTAGAAAAATTATTGGGAAGATAA
- a CDS encoding ubiquinone biosynthesis protein COQ4, with translation MKKIRIQFLLFVYNNTQKLYRKYFKKKKRQWAFSQQQLLAFEEDTLGRKLGEFYKKRGFTMIPKMENHDVHHLLTDCGTKFEEEIAMQFLLLGNGKMNAHLLAAIFLGSLILPEYFRIYLQAYRKGKRMRPFYHWDFEELLFQNFENVKDFINQRETVVLY, from the coding sequence ATGAAAAAAATACGCATTCAATTTCTATTATTTGTTTACAACAATACTCAAAAATTATATCGAAAATATTTTAAAAAAAAGAAAAGACAATGGGCATTTTCACAACAGCAATTATTGGCTTTTGAGGAAGATACATTAGGCAGAAAACTTGGCGAATTCTACAAAAAGCGCGGCTTTACAATGATTCCAAAAATGGAAAATCACGATGTTCATCATTTGCTCACGGATTGTGGAACCAAGTTCGAAGAAGAAATTGCAATGCAGTTTTTGCTTTTAGGAAACGGAAAAATGAATGCTCATCTCCTTGCTGCCATATTTTTAGGAAGCCTTATTCTTCCGGAATATTTCAGGATTTATTTGCAGGCTTACAGGAAAGGAAAACGTATGAGACCTTTCTATCATTGGGATTTTGAAGAATTACTTTTTCAGAATTTCGAAAATGTGAAAGATTTTATTAACCAAAGAGAAACAGTGGTTTTGTACTGA
- a CDS encoding enoyl-CoA hydratase/isomerase family protein codes for MYSQIEIDSQFDGKLQLIYLNQPDSYNSLTEVMLRELRNAVHKFSNDDNVRCIAIAGKGKAFCAGQNLKEALGFDEDDRTIQRFVIEYYNPLVLEIVKCKKPVIALVNGPAVGAGAMLASICDFTLATESSYFSFAFANIGLIPDTAGTYYLPKLVGRQLASYLSFTGKKVPATEAKKIGLVADVFADSEFVEKSMEVLTQLSHAATTALYLTKKAFNKSYNFTLNEQLDYESIIQQDAAETEDFKEGVAAFIEKRLPNYKGK; via the coding sequence ATGTATTCACAAATAGAGATAGATTCCCAATTCGATGGAAAACTGCAATTGATTTATCTGAATCAGCCCGATAGTTATAACAGCCTTACCGAAGTTATGCTTAGAGAATTGCGAAATGCGGTTCACAAATTCAGTAATGACGATAACGTAAGATGCATTGCTATTGCTGGAAAAGGAAAGGCTTTTTGTGCCGGACAAAATTTGAAAGAAGCTTTAGGTTTTGATGAAGATGACAGAACCATCCAGAGATTTGTTATCGAATATTATAATCCTTTGGTTCTCGAAATTGTTAAATGTAAAAAACCAGTCATTGCTTTAGTTAATGGGCCGGCTGTTGGAGCAGGAGCAATGTTGGCCTCAATTTGTGACTTTACTTTAGCAACAGAAAGTTCTTATTTCTCTTTTGCTTTCGCCAACATCGGGTTGATTCCGGATACTGCGGGAACCTATTATTTACCAAAATTAGTAGGAAGACAATTGGCAAGTTATTTATCTTTTACGGGAAAAAAAGTGCCTGCTACAGAAGCTAAGAAAATAGGTTTGGTTGCTGATGTTTTTGCAGATTCAGAATTTGTGGAGAAATCAATGGAAGTTCTGACACAGCTTTCCCACGCGGCAACAACAGCACTTTATCTAACTAAAAAAGCTTTTAATAAATCATATAACTTTACGCTTAACGAACAGTTAGATTACGAATCCATCATTCAACAAGATGCAGCTGAAACCGAAGATTTTAAGGAAGGTGTTGCTGCTTTTATCGAAAAACGATTGCCGAATTACAAAGGGAAATAA
- a CDS encoding DUF4173 domain-containing protein, translated as MKKHHLIFVTVLAVIILFYKEYIALNLGIFGIFLSILTYIQTKPESKSRMFLTLFVTSILSSLAFAWFGDAISFTAVFVSLFLLRFKGTYPKLKPFLYIEVLLLNLFTFLGRVFNIEQWYEKPKEGKSFGKKFITFILIPAFFVTIFFFIYAFGSDHFANLFRDSELEFQPLTFIVLAIVGFYIGFIFWNFGVERFIFRQNHYLNDDFSGLVKIQKPTFSFLDIDSERTSGLISFSALNILLLVFIATYNYEQFFEATKSADGLSAETHERVNAVIMSIVMAILVILFYFKKGFNFDDKAKSLKISAKIWIVLNAVLIISASLKNSEYIINYGLTYKRLGVYAFLAMALIGLIFTFIKIQKKKTNAFLFNKMFWACYGLILVCSYVNWGLIITSNNIKRKDFAENYHLFSINYNEQILLDYAEKTGNSEMKNQLIERIESYQKETFLSKILYYETIDINSEKN; from the coding sequence ATGAAAAAACATCATTTGATCTTTGTCACAGTTTTGGCAGTTATCATTCTTTTTTACAAAGAATATATTGCGCTCAATCTAGGAATCTTCGGGATTTTTCTAAGTATCTTAACTTACATTCAAACTAAACCAGAATCCAAAAGCCGAATGTTTCTAACTCTTTTTGTAACCTCTATTCTTTCATCATTAGCTTTTGCTTGGTTTGGCGACGCTATTTCGTTTACTGCAGTTTTTGTGTCATTATTTTTATTGAGGTTCAAAGGAACTTATCCGAAACTAAAACCATTTCTATATATTGAAGTTCTATTGTTGAATCTCTTCACATTCTTGGGAAGAGTTTTCAACATAGAGCAATGGTACGAAAAGCCGAAAGAAGGCAAAAGCTTTGGAAAAAAATTCATTACTTTTATTTTGATTCCTGCATTTTTTGTGACCATTTTCTTTTTTATATATGCTTTCGGAAGCGACCATTTTGCGAATCTGTTCAGAGATTCCGAACTCGAGTTTCAACCTTTAACTTTTATTGTCTTGGCAATTGTCGGATTTTACATTGGTTTTATTTTCTGGAATTTCGGAGTCGAGCGATTCATTTTCAGACAAAATCATTATTTGAATGACGATTTTTCTGGTTTAGTCAAAATTCAAAAACCCACATTTTCTTTCCTCGATATCGATTCCGAAAGAACCAGCGGGTTGATTTCTTTTTCTGCGCTTAACATTCTTCTTTTGGTTTTCATTGCGACTTACAATTATGAACAATTTTTCGAAGCTACAAAGTCAGCTGATGGATTGAGTGCCGAAACACACGAACGTGTCAATGCTGTGATAATGTCAATCGTGATGGCGATTCTCGTGATTCTGTTCTATTTTAAAAAAGGATTTAATTTCGATGACAAAGCAAAATCTCTGAAAATTTCTGCCAAGATTTGGATTGTTTTGAATGCTGTTCTGATAATCTCAGCTTCCCTTAAAAATTCAGAATATATCATCAATTACGGTTTGACTTACAAACGTCTCGGTGTTTATGCTTTCTTGGCAATGGCTTTGATTGGTCTGATTTTCACATTCATCAAAATCCAGAAAAAGAAGACCAACGCTTTCCTTTTCAACAAGATGTTTTGGGCTTGTTATGGCTTGATTTTGGTTTGCAGTTACGTCAATTGGGGCTTGATTATCACGTCCAATAACATCAAAAGAAAGGATTTTGCAGAAAATTACCACTTATTTTCCATCAATTATAATGAACAAATTTTGCTGGATTATGCCGAGAAAACTGGAAATTCTGAAATGAAAAATCAACTAATTGAAAGAATAGAATCTTATCAAAAAGAAACCTTTCTCTCAAAAATTTTATATTATGAAACGATTGATATTAATTCTGAAAAGAACTAA
- a CDS encoding helix-turn-helix domain-containing protein, translated as MNKNLTLNRLVLIFFAVFTILFCFGQKQNQEDLSGAETLDKSKISPEQIIEQSLQKLGQPISDEEKYEVRMKMADAYLKIKKPDFAKSTEMLFKAKEIAEKLGNPNLKAKIYGSIANQYSFLNFPEKIKPYLDLSKQEVDKLPNGYEKNYLTARLYIEYGNLEADKENFLVAKKDYQKALKFLGNIGNPNKKNIFQFRRAFYNMGVSYAYLKQNDSAEYFLNKALAIRDNENKEFKYFIYNNLAKVYAGKNEHQRAIDSMEVVLKEETFKDNRLKADMYKKLIASYKALNNHDKYIEYSEKLLDLEPDVKKDNLNAINTAVSEEQKNLLEKISDKESHNNLLIIGCVLLVLIGGISVFYINQKRKNEKILYQNFINSLEKQEISKIAEPIKIVQPEIEEKEKPLFSVPNSAETMILEKLEKFEESAKFTNSKLTVASLAVMFKTNPTYLSETIKKHKEKNFNQYLNELRINYICKQINERPEFLNYKISYLAEEAGFSSHSSFTTIFKNITGISPSAFLREAEKKHKNI; from the coding sequence GTGAATAAAAATCTGACCTTGAATCGTCTCGTCTTAATTTTCTTTGCTGTTTTTACAATTTTATTTTGTTTTGGACAAAAGCAAAATCAGGAAGACCTGTCTGGTGCTGAGACTTTGGATAAAAGTAAAATTTCACCTGAGCAAATCATCGAACAAAGTCTTCAAAAATTGGGGCAACCAATTTCTGACGAAGAAAAGTACGAAGTCCGAATGAAAATGGCGGATGCTTATCTTAAAATTAAAAAACCGGATTTTGCTAAGTCCACTGAAATGCTTTTCAAGGCGAAGGAAATTGCTGAGAAACTGGGCAACCCCAACCTTAAAGCAAAAATCTATGGCTCGATTGCGAATCAATATTCGTTTCTCAACTTTCCTGAGAAAATAAAACCTTATCTCGATTTGTCGAAACAAGAAGTCGATAAACTTCCGAATGGTTATGAAAAGAATTATCTGACAGCAAGATTGTATATCGAATATGGAAATCTGGAAGCGGATAAAGAAAACTTTTTGGTCGCAAAGAAAGATTATCAAAAAGCGTTGAAGTTTTTAGGAAATATTGGAAACCCAAATAAAAAAAACATTTTCCAATTTCGTAGAGCGTTCTATAATATGGGTGTTTCTTATGCTTACCTGAAACAAAATGATTCGGCGGAATATTTTCTTAATAAAGCTTTAGCGATTCGGGATAATGAAAATAAGGAATTCAAGTATTTTATTTATAATAATCTAGCTAAAGTTTATGCCGGTAAAAATGAACATCAAAGAGCAATTGATTCTATGGAAGTTGTTCTCAAAGAAGAGACTTTTAAAGACAATAGACTAAAAGCTGATATGTACAAAAAACTGATTGCGTCTTATAAAGCTTTGAATAATCACGATAAATATATTGAGTATTCTGAAAAGTTACTGGATTTAGAACCTGATGTTAAAAAAGATAATCTCAATGCAATTAATACAGCCGTTTCCGAAGAACAAAAAAATCTTCTTGAGAAAATTTCAGATAAGGAAAGTCACAACAATCTTTTAATTATTGGTTGTGTTTTACTGGTTTTGATTGGAGGAATCAGTGTGTTCTATATCAATCAGAAAAGAAAAAACGAAAAAATCCTTTATCAAAATTTTATTAACAGTCTTGAGAAACAGGAAATAAGCAAAATTGCTGAGCCTATTAAAATTGTACAACCTGAAATTGAGGAAAAAGAAAAACCTTTGTTTTCTGTCCCAAATTCTGCTGAGACGATGATTCTTGAGAAATTAGAAAAGTTTGAAGAATCTGCGAAATTTACCAATTCAAAATTGACAGTTGCAAGTCTGGCGGTGATGTTCAAAACCAATCCGACCTATCTTTCGGAGACGATTAAAAAACATAAAGAGAAAAACTTCAATCAATATCTCAACGAACTTCGCATTAATTATATCTGCAAACAAATCAACGAGCGCCCGGAATTTCTCAATTATAAAATAAGTTATCTGGCGGAAGAAGCTGGCTTTTCTTCTCACAGTTCTTTCACAACGATTTTCAAAAATATTACGGGGATTTCTCCTTCGGCTTTTTTGAGAGAAGCGGAAAAGAAACATAAAAATATTTAA
- a CDS encoding metallophosphoesterase gives MTRKSFIKKSLLATAGLSLFYSWQIEPFMLEFVKQDLPIKNLASNLHNKVLMQISDLHVGNRFDWNYLIDSFKQAKAYKPDFVVYTGDFVCWEDNPEQFEQLKTVMKEAVHGKLGTTAILGNHDYGAEWREEYVADEVSKILTASKIQVLRDEKVNLSGLNIYGFEELWGTNFHPEKLAKIINPDEANLVLCHNPDVCDLDVWNNYQGWILSGHTHGGQCKPPFLPPLILPVENRKYTSGIIDLEDGRMLYINRALGHSYQVRFNCRPEITLFTLKSI, from the coding sequence ATGACCAGAAAATCATTCATCAAAAAATCATTATTAGCAACAGCAGGATTATCATTATTCTACAGTTGGCAAATTGAACCGTTTATGTTGGAGTTTGTCAAACAAGATTTACCAATCAAAAATCTCGCATCCAATCTTCATAACAAAGTCTTGATGCAGATTTCTGATTTGCACGTTGGCAACCGTTTCGATTGGAATTATTTAATCGATTCTTTTAAACAAGCAAAAGCTTACAAACCTGATTTTGTGGTTTATACAGGCGATTTTGTTTGCTGGGAAGATAATCCTGAACAATTTGAACAATTGAAAACCGTAATGAAAGAAGCAGTTCACGGAAAACTTGGAACAACTGCAATTCTTGGTAATCACGATTATGGAGCAGAATGGAGAGAAGAATATGTTGCAGATGAGGTTTCCAAAATATTGACAGCTTCCAAGATTCAAGTTCTGCGGGATGAAAAAGTGAATTTATCTGGACTCAATATTTATGGTTTCGAAGAATTATGGGGAACTAATTTTCACCCCGAAAAATTAGCGAAAATCATTAATCCGGATGAAGCTAATCTTGTCCTTTGCCACAATCCCGATGTCTGCGATTTGGATGTCTGGAACAATTATCAAGGCTGGATTTTGTCTGGACATACACACGGCGGACAATGCAAACCGCCTTTTCTCCCACCTTTGATTTTGCCTGTGGAAAACAGAAAATATACTTCCGGAATCATCGATTTGGAAGATGGACGAATGCTTTACATCAATCGTGCGCTGGGACATTCTTATCAGGTCAGGTTCAATTGCAGGCCAGAAATCACACTTTTCACATTGAAATCAATATAA
- a CDS encoding reprolysin-like metallopeptidase, translated as MKKHLLLLGFALPFLGYSQWSKTSKVADRQKLSESVAYLQTDNLYNLDQQKLQNLLTSVSNKFSGNQGVVVNLPNANGKLERFKVWEYSNMAEDLQAKYPNIKSYVGTSLDDSSAYLRFSVSPQGFSSIVVRSGHSEYIEPFTTDKRTYVVFDSNQKKKNINEDAPFECAVKDAGSTAEETPNVSNKAAGTNVFRLALSCTGEFAQYHLDKAGTPSTATDAEKKAVVLAALNATATRLNALFEKDLSLHYNLISQTESLIFLNASTDPYSSGGGPDTANSGINSTLGTGATSLYDLGHLVDKKDANGAAYLGVICGSSLKAGGWTSHNLPEGATFDIDYVAHEMGHQMGAGHTYTFYSSQLDQRVEPGSGSTVMAYTGITGNLDVQYNSHDNFHYNSLNQIKNKINSVSCGTNVPYALPAPTVDAGNDYTIPASTPFVVKATTTDASTAGYTYSFEQTDQAATAQIGTNSIAYLAKPSGPNFRALPPTANPYRYFPDFNTVLAGVYTTRWESVSSVARTLNFGVVLRNNNPLEPNIARDAMAVTVNAASGPFKVTAPTFGQTLISGGSFTVTWDIANTNVAPVNTTTVNLKISKDGGKTFVSLLDNTPNDGTETVTIPNDFSATNAYILVEAVNNIYYAVSPSFVIDYSVAGEECNTYTYSGAPVNIKDGPGGSAIASPKVEAPLSITDTGVITKISVTPNITHANAANLSFGIESPVGTTALLMDHQCSSRSGITAKFTDAATTITCASPVTGNAKPFQPLNVFVGHNAEGTWKLFASDNTPGNVGVINSWALEVCTRDAQVLAVNENAFNANNIKVYPNPSSGNFFIKSKDLGSNANVTIYDMNGRVVHTSGFNAATGESTNEFNVNLTKGVYLLKVTSSKANYTQKLIVK; from the coding sequence ATGAAAAAACATCTACTATTACTAGGCTTTGCGTTACCGTTTTTAGGTTATTCGCAATGGAGTAAAACATCGAAGGTTGCTGATAGACAAAAACTAAGTGAAAGTGTTGCTTATCTTCAGACAGATAATCTCTATAATTTGGATCAGCAAAAATTACAAAATTTACTAACTTCTGTGAGTAATAAATTTTCTGGAAATCAAGGTGTTGTTGTTAATTTACCCAATGCAAATGGTAAATTAGAGAGATTTAAAGTTTGGGAATATTCCAATATGGCCGAGGATCTTCAGGCAAAATATCCCAACATCAAATCTTATGTTGGAACAAGTTTAGATGATTCGTCTGCATATTTAAGATTTAGCGTTTCTCCACAAGGTTTCTCTTCAATTGTAGTGCGTTCCGGACATTCTGAATATATCGAACCTTTTACTACGGACAAAAGAACATATGTTGTTTTTGATTCTAATCAGAAGAAAAAAAATATTAATGAAGATGCCCCATTCGAATGTGCTGTTAAAGATGCGGGGTCAACTGCAGAAGAAACACCAAATGTTTCCAACAAAGCTGCAGGAACTAATGTATTTAGGCTGGCATTATCTTGCACTGGTGAATTTGCTCAGTACCATTTGGATAAAGCGGGAACTCCCTCTACAGCAACTGATGCTGAGAAAAAAGCCGTTGTATTGGCTGCACTAAATGCTACTGCAACAAGACTAAATGCTCTTTTTGAAAAAGATTTGTCTTTGCATTATAATCTGATTTCACAAACAGAATCATTAATATTTCTAAATGCAAGTACTGATCCTTATTCTAGTGGAGGAGGACCAGATACAGCGAACAGTGGTATTAATTCCACTTTAGGAACTGGTGCAACCTCTTTGTATGATCTTGGGCATCTTGTTGATAAAAAGGATGCTAATGGCGCGGCATATCTTGGCGTTATTTGTGGCTCTAGTTTAAAAGCTGGGGGATGGACATCACATAACCTTCCGGAAGGAGCAACTTTTGACATAGATTACGTTGCGCACGAAATGGGTCATCAGATGGGAGCCGGGCATACTTACACTTTTTATAGTAGTCAGTTAGATCAGCGAGTAGAGCCGGGAAGCGGAAGTACTGTAATGGCTTATACTGGTATTACAGGGAATCTTGATGTTCAATATAATTCTCATGATAATTTCCATTATAATAGTCTCAACCAGATTAAAAATAAAATTAACAGTGTATCTTGTGGAACAAATGTACCATATGCATTACCAGCTCCAACAGTAGATGCTGGAAATGATTACACTATTCCGGCATCTACACCATTTGTTGTAAAAGCTACAACTACTGATGCTAGTACGGCTGGTTATACATACAGTTTTGAACAAACCGATCAGGCCGCAACAGCTCAAATCGGAACAAATAGTATTGCTTATTTGGCAAAACCTTCCGGACCAAATTTCAGAGCATTACCTCCAACAGCTAATCCTTATAGATATTTCCCTGATTTTAATACAGTTTTAGCTGGAGTGTATACAACAAGATGGGAATCTGTTTCTAGTGTTGCGAGAACGCTTAATTTTGGAGTGGTATTACGAAACAACAATCCATTGGAACCTAATATTGCGAGAGATGCAATGGCAGTTACTGTTAATGCAGCTTCTGGGCCATTTAAAGTTACAGCACCAACATTTGGTCAAACATTAATCTCCGGAGGAAGTTTTACTGTAACTTGGGATATAGCAAATACAAATGTTGCACCTGTGAATACTACTACTGTTAATCTAAAGATTTCTAAAGACGGAGGAAAAACTTTTGTTTCATTATTGGATAATACACCTAATGATGGAACTGAGACGGTAACAATACCAAATGATTTCTCTGCTACGAATGCTTATATCTTAGTAGAAGCTGTTAATAATATTTATTATGCCGTAAGTCCAAGCTTTGTAATTGATTATAGCGTGGCGGGTGAAGAATGTAATACTTATACATACAGTGGGGCACCGGTAAATATCAAAGATGGTCCTGGTGGATCAGCAATTGCATCTCCAAAGGTAGAAGCTCCATTATCAATCACTGATACAGGAGTAATTACAAAAATCAGTGTGACACCAAATATAACTCATGCTAACGCAGCAAATTTATCTTTTGGAATAGAAAGTCCAGTTGGTACAACAGCTTTGTTAATGGATCATCAGTGTAGTTCTCGTTCAGGGATTACGGCCAAATTTACTGATGCTGCAACAACCATTACTTGTGCGTCTCCAGTTACAGGTAACGCAAAACCTTTTCAGCCATTAAATGTTTTTGTAGGACATAATGCAGAAGGAACTTGGAAATTATTTGCATCAGATAATACGCCTGGAAATGTTGGAGTTATCAATTCTTGGGCTTTAGAAGTTTGTACAAGAGATGCTCAGGTTCTTGCTGTGAATGAAAATGCTTTCAATGCTAATAATATCAAAGTTTATCCAAACCCTTCAAGTGGAAACTTCTTTATCAAGTCAAAAGATCTAGGAAGCAATGCAAATGTGACAATCTATGATATGAATGGTAGAGTAGTTCATACTTCAGGGTTCAATGCAGCGACAGGTGAATCTACTAATGAGTTCAATGTTAATTTGACAAAAGGAGTTTACCTATTAAAAGTAACTTCTTCTAAAGCGAATTATACTCAGAAATTAATTGTTAAATAA
- the aroQ gene encoding type II 3-dehydroquinate dehydratase produces the protein MKILIINGPNLNLLGTREPEIYGSISMEDYLNEIKNEFSSDEITYYQSNIEGELINRLQEDDFKAVIINPGAFTHYSYAISDCLKNINKPKVEVHISNIYKREEFRKKSVTAESCDAVVSGFGMKGYKLAILSLK, from the coding sequence ATGAAAATCCTAATCATCAACGGACCTAATCTCAATTTACTTGGAACTCGTGAACCGGAAATATACGGTTCTATTTCTATGGAAGATTATCTGAATGAAATAAAAAATGAATTCTCTTCTGATGAAATTACATATTATCAATCCAATATAGAAGGCGAATTGATTAACCGTTTGCAGGAAGATGATTTCAAAGCTGTCATTATTAATCCAGGTGCTTTTACCCATTATTCTTATGCGATTTCGGATTGTCTTAAGAATATCAACAAGCCGAAGGTTGAAGTTCACATCAGCAATATTTATAAACGTGAGGAATTCCGAAAGAAATCTGTGACGGCGGAAAGCTGCGATGCGGTGGTTTCCGGATTTGGAATGAAAGGTTATAAACTAGCTATCTTAAGTTTAAAATAA
- a CDS encoding T9SS type A sorting domain-containing protein, which translates to MKKIVFFLSALGSIFSYSQNLGYGNSVSKSLSGEVKTQTKLAAKAETCNTVVINDTEEQNGVFIIGNGGQKAAVDIPLDANQTIKINSIVVTLASKLPPTFVNFIFYDNTLSTPEDPEDPRRNVPNQQILQITDSTIESYEDVGYEPLHEFVVRKVKVKLANPILLNGTMSDGRIWMSTKSDANAWATTAHYDTGEGVVGESLAMGGNTFDWFQLLNQECLYELEAECGILNVSDADFNSKVGIYPNPAQDYFEFKGLSGTKIVSTNIYSTNGSLVKTVNSNESKVNVSNLKSGVYLVQTKTANGNTFTNKLIKK; encoded by the coding sequence ATGAAGAAAATTGTATTTTTTTTATCTGCGCTAGGTTCTATTTTTTCCTATTCGCAAAACCTGGGTTACGGAAATTCTGTTTCCAAATCATTATCCGGAGAAGTTAAAACTCAAACTAAATTAGCGGCAAAAGCAGAAACTTGTAATACGGTTGTTATTAATGATACCGAAGAGCAAAACGGTGTTTTCATCATCGGAAATGGCGGACAAAAAGCAGCTGTTGATATTCCTCTAGATGCCAATCAGACAATTAAAATCAATAGTATAGTTGTGACTTTGGCTAGTAAACTTCCGCCAACTTTTGTGAACTTCATCTTTTATGATAATACTCTCTCTACGCCGGAAGACCCAGAAGATCCAAGAAGAAATGTCCCAAATCAACAGATTTTACAAATTACTGACAGCACAATCGAATCCTATGAAGATGTCGGATATGAACCTTTGCACGAATTTGTCGTAAGAAAAGTAAAAGTAAAGTTAGCGAATCCAATTTTGTTAAACGGAACAATGTCAGATGGTAGAATCTGGATGAGTACAAAATCTGATGCCAATGCTTGGGCTACAACTGCACATTACGATACTGGTGAAGGTGTGGTTGGAGAAAGTCTGGCAATGGGCGGAAACACATTTGATTGGTTTCAACTTCTTAACCAAGAGTGTTTATATGAGCTTGAAGCTGAATGTGGTATCCTGAATGTTTCTGATGCTGATTTCAATTCTAAAGTAGGAATTTATCCAAATCCTGCTCAGGATTATTTTGAATTCAAAGGTTTAAGCGGAACTAAAATTGTCTCAACCAATATCTATTCAACCAATGGAAGTCTTGTGAAAACAGTTAATTCCAATGAATCTAAAGTTAATGTCAGTAATCTGAAAAGTGGCGTTTATCTTGTTCAAACTAAAACGGCTAATGGAAATACCTTTACGAATAAATTGATTAAAAAGTAA
- the rpsT gene encoding 30S ribosomal protein S20 produces the protein MANHKSALKRIRQNEVRRLRNRYYHKTARTALKALRNEENKAAAVEQLPKVISLLDKLAKKNIIHKNKASNLKSKLTKHVNGLA, from the coding sequence ATGGCAAATCATAAATCAGCATTAAAGAGAATTAGACAAAACGAAGTAAGAAGACTTCGTAACAGATACTACCACAAAACTGCAAGAACAGCTTTGAAAGCGTTGAGAAACGAAGAAAACAAGGCAGCAGCAGTTGAGCAGTTACCTAAAGTTATCTCTTTATTGGATAAATTAGCTAAGAAGAACATTATTCACAAGAATAAAGCTTCTAACTTAAAAAGTAAATTAACTAAACACGTAAACGGTTTAGCTTAA
- a CDS encoding PaaI family thioesterase, translating into MNARETAEYMFKKDLFSQWLGIELIEIKDNYCLIKMPIKPEMINGLGTVHGGVTFAFADSALAFSSNNSGEAAVALNCYINFTKAAKNGDVLTAESILLNDTRKTAIYDITIKNQNDEVIAGFRGTVYKIGKKVTELRVL; encoded by the coding sequence ATGAATGCTCGCGAAACGGCAGAATATATGTTTAAGAAAGATTTGTTTTCTCAATGGCTTGGAATTGAACTGATCGAAATCAAAGATAACTACTGTCTTATAAAAATGCCAATCAAACCAGAAATGATTAATGGGCTTGGAACCGTTCACGGTGGTGTTACATTTGCTTTTGCAGATTCGGCGTTGGCATTTTCTTCCAACAATAGTGGTGAAGCTGCGGTGGCGCTCAATTGTTATATTAATTTCACAAAAGCTGCAAAAAACGGCGATGTTTTAACTGCAGAAAGTATTCTTTTGAACGATACCAGAAAAACGGCTATTTATGATATTACAATCAAGAATCAGAATGATGAGGTTATAGCAGGTTTCCGAGGAACGGTTTATAAGATTGGAAAGAAGGTTACGGAACTTAGAGTTTTATAA